The following coding sequences lie in one Desulfomicrobium escambiense DSM 10707 genomic window:
- the rpsL gene encoding 30S ribosomal protein S12: MPTINQLVRKARVLQVKGTKRAALQGCPQRRGVCVRVYTTTPKKPNSALRKVARVRLTNGIEVTSYIPGEGHNLQEHSVVMILGGRVKDLPGVRYKIIRGTLDAAGVQDRRKSRSKYGAKRPK; encoded by the coding sequence ATGCCCACTATCAATCAGTTGGTCCGCAAGGCGCGGGTCCTCCAGGTGAAAGGCACAAAAAGAGCCGCGCTGCAGGGATGCCCGCAGCGTCGGGGAGTTTGTGTGCGCGTGTATACCACGACGCCCAAGAAGCCGAACTCAGCTCTTCGTAAGGTCGCGAGAGTGCGACTGACCAACGGAATCGAAGTGACTTCGTACATCCCCGGCGAAGGGCACAACCTGCAGGAGCACTCCGTGGTCATGATCCTCGGCGGTCGTGTCAAGGATTTGCCCGGTGTCCGCTACAAGATTATCAGAGGTACGCTGGACGCGGCCGGTGTTCAGGATCGCCGGAAGAGCCGCTCCAAGTACGGAGCCAAACGTCCTAAATAG
- the rpsG gene encoding 30S ribosomal protein S7, which yields MPRKGATPKREVLPDPKYGSRVVTKFVNQMMYDGKKSVAEKIFYDAIEELGKRTDSEPLKAFEQVIEKVKPQMEVKSRRVGGATYQVPMEVRPARQEALAIRWLVNYSRTRGEKGMVLRLAAEFLDAFNDRGGAIKKREDTHRMAEANKAFAHYRW from the coding sequence ATGCCTCGCAAGGGAGCCACGCCGAAGCGTGAAGTGCTGCCGGATCCGAAGTACGGAAGCCGGGTGGTCACAAAGTTTGTGAACCAGATGATGTATGACGGCAAGAAAAGCGTTGCCGAGAAGATATTCTATGATGCCATTGAAGAGCTGGGGAAGCGCACTGACAGCGAACCTCTGAAGGCCTTCGAGCAGGTTATCGAGAAGGTTAAGCCGCAGATGGAAGTCAAATCCCGTCGTGTCGGCGGCGCCACGTACCAGGTTCCCATGGAAGTTCGTCCGGCCCGCCAGGAAGCCCTGGCCATCCGCTGGCTGGTCAACTACTCCCGCACTCGCGGCGAAAAGGGCATGGTCCTGCGCCTGGCTGCTGAATTCCTTGACGCTTTCAACGATCGCGGTGGTGCCATCAAGAAGCGTGAGGACACCCACAGAATGGCCGAAGCCAACAAGGCTTTCGCGCATTACCGCTGGTAA